From one Lolium rigidum isolate FL_2022 chromosome 4, APGP_CSIRO_Lrig_0.1, whole genome shotgun sequence genomic stretch:
- the LOC124647512 gene encoding uncharacterized protein LOC124647512 translates to MAPEAGEWGWMAAVAAEELAKLEAAHPGRLGPLKDELKRLVADPGWDDADAFALASLEPTPSPSSSQPAAAPLDLFTEESSTNKRKWCDGGGSAIPEQGKRRRKSAPPVLVRDRADMAIDRAKKCLKKIRAIKRSLLGGFVRE, encoded by the exons ATGGCGCCTGAGGCTGGGGAGTGGGGGTGGatggcggccgtggcggcggaggagctggcGAAGCTGGAGGCCGCGCACCCGGGCCGCCTCGGCCCGCTCAAGGACGAGCTCAAGCGCCTCGTCGCCGACCCCGGCTGGGACGACGCCGACGCCTTCGCGCTCGCCTCCCTCGAACCCACCCCTTCCCCATCATCCTCCCAGCCCGCTGCTGCTCCCTTGGACCTGTTCACGGAAG AGTCCTCGACCAACAAGAGGAAGTGGTGTGACGGCGGCGGCTCGGCCATACCGGAGCAGGGGAAGCGCCGGAGGAAGAGCGCGCCTCCGGTGCTGGTCAGGGACAGGGCGGACATGGCCATCGACCGCGCCAAGAAGTGCCTCAAGAAGATCCGCGCCATCAAACGGAGCCTGCTCGGTGGCTTCGTCAGGGAATGA